A section of the Triticum dicoccoides isolate Atlit2015 ecotype Zavitan chromosome 7A, WEW_v2.0, whole genome shotgun sequence genome encodes:
- the LOC119331237 gene encoding uncharacterized protein LOC119331237: protein MEGSSGPRWPRRSSTQEVGSPGGGADLISALPDEVLLLFLARLPCASAAARTSVLSRRWRGLWALLRQIVFRDVPFPSLEAALGRVLPPPHAVSLLEICVPEEQRTDSAGVNSLLRAAARLQPEKLDFRLPSRLTGLAFADRLVAVDLPCSHRATSISLGLSTPFSLRVPAGAQFPGLEALSLSYCTTELDALLSCCPRLRTLRVTRDLFPNYKCDIMVNSPSLQELVVHHRVRETQRVDIVAPALKQLALSFANGGEISISVLAPMVEKVSWNCCYLGHHIVFGLWSLKTLRLQTAERQGQLSSLQIHARADSFLHAQADNFTREIEKHMVAAFSCLELHLTAEGHAFGGFVFHLLGMDKIRAATRRLKVILKRSAMEGGCRLHCPCKFRNWRFETISLTALKEVEFDGFEGEDHEFDLLQLILGCAPTLKRMSVQLSEETSASHEGCAKIYSIFKACSSVKCDVYHSSGLMHDSQNCPSMRFSGVLIQGVH from the exons ATGGAGGGGAGCTCGGGGCCTCGCTGGCCTCGCCGGAGTTCCACCCAAGAGGTAGGCAGCCCTGGCGGCGGAGCGGACCTCATCAGCGCCCTCCccgacgaggtgctcctcctcttcctcgcccgCCTCCCCTGCGCCAGCGCCGCCGCGCGCACCAGCGTCCTCTCCCGCCGGTGGCGCGGCCTCTGGGCGCTCCTCCGCCAGATCGTCTTCCGCGACGTGCCCTTCCCCTCGCTCGAGGCGGCGCTCGGCCGCGTCCTGCCTCCCCCGCACGCGGTTTCCCTGCTCGAAATCTGCGTCCCCGAGGAGCAGCGGACAGACAGCGCCGGCGTCAACTCGCTGCTCCGCGCCGCCGCGCGGctccagccggagaagctcgacttCCGCCTCCCCTCCCGCTTAACCGGCCTTGCTTTCGCAGACCGTCTCGTCGCCGTCGACCTGCCTTGCTCGCACCGCGCCACCTCCATCTCGCTGGGCCTCTCCACCCCCTTCTCCCTCCGCGTGCCAGCCGGCGCTCAGTTCCCCGGACTCGAGGCGCTGTCCCTGTCGTACTGCACTACCGAGCTCGACGccctgctctcctgctgcccgcgcCTGCGCACGCTCCGCGTCACCAGGGATTTGTTTCCTAACTACAAGTGCGACATTATGGTCAACTCCCCATCGCTGCAGGAGCTTGTTGTGCACCACCGGGTCAGAGAGACACAACGTGTGGACATCGTTGCGCCCGCACTTAAGCAATTGGCCCTCTCATTTGCCAATGGCGGGGAGATCAGCATCTCCGTCCTGGCACCAATGGTGGAGAAGGTTTCGTGGAACTGCTGCTACTTGGGGCACCACATTGTGTTTGGTCTTTGGAGCCTCAAGACGCTGCGGCTACAGACGGCAGAGAGACAAGGACAGCTATCCTCGCTGCAAATTCATGCCCGTGCG GACTCGTTTTTACACGCTCAGGCGGACAACTTTACGCGGGAGATAGAGAAACATATGGTTGCTGCCTTCTCTTGTTTAGAGCTACATCTCACAGCAGAGGGGCATGCTTTTGGAGGGTTTGTGTTTCATCTCCTTGGGATGGATAAAATTCGTGCTGCTACACGGAGGCTTAAGGTCATCTTGAAGAGATCAGCG ATGGAAGGAGGATGCCGGCTACATTGTCCTTGTAAGTTTCGGAACTGGAGGTTTGAGACTATCTCCTTGACTGCTCTGAAAGAAGTGGAGTTCGATGGCTTCGAAGGAGAGGATCATGAATTTGATTTATTACAATTGATACTTGGATGTGCACCGACGTTGAAAAGAATGAGTGTGCAGCTGTCAGAAGAGACCTCGGCAAGTCATGAGGGATGCGCAAAGATATACAGCATCTTCAAGGCGTGTTCATCTGTGAAATGCGATGTTTATCACAGTTCTG GGTTAATGCACGACAGCCAAAATTGCCCGTCGATGAGATTCTCGGGTGTGTTGATTCAGGGTGTTCATTGA
- the LOC119332510 gene encoding NF-X1-type zinc finger protein NFXL1-like yields the protein MICYDMVRRSAPVWSCGSCFSIFHLPCIRKWARSPASVSDASAPASDAWRCPGCQSVQDVRARDIAYTCFCRRRRDPPNDLFLTPHSCGEPCSKPLGKADPAAKGDDDDDVATRCPHVCVLQCHPGPCPPCKAFAPERPCPCGKQSITRRCADRSTPVTCGQRCEKLLPCRRHRCEKVCHTGPCGDCEVNFPAQCFCGKKTETLLCGEMVLKGKLSNKDGVFSCSEVCGHNLACRNHACQDVCHPGPCGECELLPGKVTTCHCGKTRLQEKRASCLDPIPTCDKVCDKRLPCGVHRCKVTCHEGECPPCLVRVEQRCRCGSSGQMVECYKVSMEEFRCNKPCGRKKNCGRHRCSECCCPLSKPFAQHQGDSMDPHFCQIPCGKKLRCGQHGCQHLCHSGHCDPCRETIFHDLTCACGRTSIPPPQPCGTPTPSCPHQCMVPQPCGHPASHQCHFGDCPPCVVPVTRECVGGHVMLRNIPCGSKDIRCNQPCGKNRQCGLHACARTCHPAPCDPPPANGEASSSSGGRVSCGQLCGVPRRECKHTCNAPCHPSSPCPDVRCEHRVTITCSCGRITTAVPCSAGGAYNGDSAFDISVMQQLPMPLQPVESNGKRVPLGQRKLCCDEECAKMERKRVLAEAFDITPPNLDALHFGENSNASDLLSDLFRREPKWVLAIEERCKFLVLGKTKGNSSSNIKFHVFCHMMKDKRDAIRLIADRWKLSVQAVGWEPKRFITVHVTPKSKVPARVLGSKPGVPVSASHPYFDPMVDMDPRLVVAMLDLPRDADVSSLVLRFGGECELVWLNDKNAAAVFSDPARAATALRRLDYGSAYQGAAMFCPSSITQASVPSNVWIGAQRDGGLAAKSSANPWKASQSEPDPSGDWTVLSHASGSVWKRGDTPAQVMGSSNRWNALESDAATSSGPTNKRKPPLRTETGSSSSAPRVGAGSSAAPSAGQSVSKLQPDVEVEDWEESCE from the coding sequence ATGATCTGCTACGACATGGTGCGCCGCTCCGCCCCCGTCTGGTCCTGCGGCAGCTGCTTCTCCATCTTCCACCTCCCCTGCATCCGCAAGTGGGCGCGCTCCCCGGCCTCCGTCTCCGACGCCTCCGCCCCGGCCTCCGACGCCTGGCGCTGCCCCGGCTGCCAGTCCGTGCAGGACGTCCGCGCCCGCGACAtcgcctacacctgcttctgccgccgccgccgcgacccgCCCAACGACCTATTCCTCACCCCGCACTCCTGCGGTGAGCCCTGCTCCAAGCCCCTCGGCAAGGCGGATCCTGCCGCCAAgggcgacgatgacgacgatgttgCCACCAGGTGCCCGCACGTCTGCGTCCTGCAGTGCCACCCTGGGCCGTGCCCGCCCTGCAAGGCGTTTGCTCCGGAGCGCCCCTGTCCTTGCGGCAAGCAGTCTATCACGCGTCGCTGCGCGGACCGGAGCACGCCTGTCACGTGTGGGCAGCGGTGCGAGAAGCTGCTGCCCTGCCGGAGGCACCGTTGCGAGAAGGTCTGCCACACCGGCCCCTGCGGTGACTGCGAGGTTAACTTCCCTGCACAGTGCTTCTGTGGCAAGAAAACAGAGACATTGCTGTGCGGCGAGATGGTGCTGAAAGGGAAGCTCTCGAACAAGGATGGGGTGTTCTCTTGCAGTGAGGTTTGTGGCCACAATCTGGCATGTCGCAATCATGCCTGCCAGGATGTTTGCCACCCAGGGCCATGCGGTGAGTGTGAGCTTCTGCCAGGGAAGGTCACCACATGTCATTGTGGCAAGACAAGGCTGCAGGAGAAGAGGGCTAGCTGCTTGGACCCAATCCCCACCTGTGACAAGGTATGCGACAAGAGATTGCCGTGTGGAGTGCACAGGTGCAAGGTCACGTGCCACGAAGGAGAGTGTCCACCATGCTTGGTGCGTGTCGAGCAGAGGTGTCGCTGTGGCTCATCAGGCCAGATGGTGGAGTGCTACAAGGTCTCGATGGAAGAGTTCCGTTGCAACAAGCCTTGTGGCCGCAAGAAGAACTGCGGGAGGCACAGGTGCAGTGAGTGCTGTTGCCCTCTGTCGAAGCCATTTGCTCAGCATCAAGGTGACAGCATGGATCCCCATTTCTGCCAGATACCATGTGGCAAGAAGCTCCGTTGTGGACAGCATGGTTGCCAGCATCTCTGCCACAGCGGTCACTGTGACCCTTGCCGTGAGACCATATTCCATGATCTCACTTGTGCCTGTGGCAGGACATCCATTCCACCACCACAGCCTTGCGGCACACCAACTCCATCATGCCCACACCAGTGCATGGTCCCTCAGCCTTGCGGGCATCCAGCTTCGCATCAATGCCATTTCGGGGACTGCCCACCTTGCGTTGTGCCAGTCACAAGAGAATGTGTTGGGGGGCATGTGATGTTGAGGAACATCCCTTGTGGTTCAAAGGATATCAGATGCAACCAGCCCTGTGGAAAGAACCGTCAATGTGGACTGCATGCTTGTGCCAGGACTTGCCATCCTGCCCCATGTGATCCGCCACCTGCAAATGGAGAAGCTAGTTCAAGCTCTGGGGGCAGAGTTTCATGTGGACAGTTATGTGGTGTCCCAAGGAGGGAATGCAAGCACACTTGCAATGCACCATGCCACCCATCGTCACCTTGCCCAGATGTGAGATGTGAACACCGTGTGACTATTACCTGTTCTTGTGGCCGTATCACTACAGCTGTGCCCTGCAGTGCTGGTGGAGCCTACAATGGTGATAGTGCGTTCGATATCTCCGTCATGCAGCAGCTGCCAATGCCTCTCCAACCAGTGGAATCAAATGGCAAGAGGGTTCCTCTTGGGCAGAGGAAACTTTGTTGTGATGAGGAGTGTGCAAAAATGGAGAGGAAAAGGGTCCTTGCTGAAGCTTTTGACATTACCCCGCCCAATCTGGATGCACTGCATTTTGGTGAGAACTCGAATGCGTCGGATTTGCTTTCTGATCTTTTCCGGCGTGAGCCAAAGTGGGTGCTGGCCATAGAGGAGAGGTGCAAGTTCCTTGTTCTTGGGAAGACAAAGGGGAATTCTTCAAGCAACATTAAGTTCCATGTCTTCTGTCACATGATGAAGGACAAGAGAGATGCTATCAGGCTCATTGCAGATAGGTGGAAGCTTTCTGTCCAGGCAGTTGGGTGGGAACCCAAGCGTTTTATTACCGTCCATGTCACACCCAAGTCCAAGGTTCCTGCTCGTGTTCTGGGCTCTAAGCCTGGTGTCCCTGTCTCGGCGTCCCATCCTTACTTTGATCCCATGGTAGACATGGATCCGAGGCTCGTCGTTGCAATGCTGGACCTGCCAAGGGATGCCGATGTTAGCTCTCTAGTTTTAAGGTTTGGTGGGGAGTGTGAATTGGTTTGGCTGAATGACAAGAATGCCGCTGCAGTCTTCAGCGATCCAGCTAGAGCAGCGACAGCGCTGAGGCGGCTGGATTATGGGTCTGCTTACCAGGGTGCTGCAATGTTTTGCCCAAGCAGCATCACTCAGGCTTCTGTGCCAAGCAATGTGTGGATTGGAGCACAGAGAGATGGAGGGTTGGCTGCAAAGAGCAGTGCCAATCCATGGAAGGCCTCTCAATCTGAGCCCGACCCATCTGGAGACTGGACAGTGCTCAGTCATGCTTCAGGGTCAGTGTGGAAACGTGGTGATACTCCTGCTCAGGTCATGGGTTCTTCAAACCGCTGGAATGCTCTGGAGTCTGATGCTGCAACCAGCTCTGGGCCAACCAACAAACGTAAGCCTCCTCTTCGCACTGAAACAGGATCCAGCAGTTCTGCTCCCCGCGTTGGTGCTGGATCCAGCGCAGCACCAAGTGCTGGGCAATCGGTGAGCAAGCTGCAGCCTGACGTCGAAGTTGAAGACTGGGAAGAATCGTGTGAATGA